The DNA segment CCGGGCCGCCGCGCGCATCGCCCAGGAGCTGTGGCAGCTCGCCGAGCGCTTCGCCTAGAAATCCGGCTTGACCCTGCGGGTCTCCAACGATAAGCTTTCCCTTCTGTGGACTCGCTGCCCGTAGGGTGGCGCTCTCCGCAGCCCGATCCAGATTCCGGAGCAGGCCATGAGCACTTACTTCCCGAAAGCCAATGATCTCAAGCGTCAGTGGTTCCTGGTGGACGCCACCGGGATTCCCGTCGGCCGCCTGAGCACCACCGTCGCGGACGTCCTCTCCGGCAAGAACAAGCCGACCTGGACGCCCTTCCTCGACACCGGCGACCACGTCATCGTCATCAACGCCGAGAAGGCGGTGCTGACCGGGAAGAAGGGCGTGCAGAAGTTCTACCGCCGCACCACCACCCAGCCCGGCTCCATGAAGGAAGTCAAGGCCGAGGTGATGAAGGCGACCTACCCCGAGCGCATCATCGAGAGCGCGGTCAAGGGCATGCTGCCCAAGGGCCCCCTCGGCCGGGCGATGTACCGCAAGCTCAAGGTCTACGCGGGCCCCGAGCACGAGCAGTCCGCCCAGCAGCCCCAGATCCTGACCATCCAGAAGTAGAGGCGAGGACTCCATGGCCATTTCCCAGAACTACGGAACCGGTCGCCGCAAGAGCGCGGCCGCCCGCGCCTTCCTCCGCCCCGGCACCGGCAAGATCACCGTCAACGGCCGCAGCCTCGAGAACTATTTCCCGAACGCCGTGCTCCGCATGATGGTCCACCAGCCCCTGGTGCTGGCCGACCTCGACGGCAAGTTCGACATGGTCATCAGCGTCGTCGGCGGCGGCCCCGCCGGCCAGGCCTCGGCCATCCGGATGGGCATCTCCCGCGCCCTCCTCGGCTACAACGAGCAGCTCAAGTCCCTCCTGCGCGGCGCCGGTCTTCTGACCCGCGACCCCCGCATGAAGGAACGCAAGAAGCCCGGTCGCAAGGCCGCCCGTCGCCGCTTCCAGTTCAGCAAGCGCTAGTTCGTCTCTGGAAGGGGGAGCCTCACGGTTCCCCCTTCTGCTTTCCCGGTCCGTTTCCACGGACGATTCGGGCGAAGGGAACCAACCCGACGCCTTCCATCCCACCCGCGGCGCTCCTTCTGCGAATCGCGCCGCTTGACCCAGGGAGGCCAGCATGGCTGCCATCCAGATGAAGGAACTTCTCGAAGCCGGTGCCCATTTCGGGCACCAGACCAAGCGTTGGAATCCCAAGATGAAGAAGTACATCTTCGGGGCGCGCAACAGCATCTACATCATCGACCTCCAGAAGACCCTGCGCCTCTGGAACACCGCCGCCAACTTCCTGACCAAGGCCGCCGGCGAAGGGAAGAACTTCCTGTTCGTGGCCACCAAGCCCCAGGCCCAGGAGTTGATCGCCGAGCAGGCCGCCCGCTGCGGCGCGTTCTACGTCAACAACCGCTGGCTGGGCGGAATGCTGACCAACTTCGCCACCATCAAGAAGAGCCTGGAGAAGTTCCGCGAGATCGAGGCCACCCTGGCCGATCCCGCCCGCACCGCCATGCTCTCCAAGAAGGAACTGCTGACCCTCAACCGCACCCGCCTGAAGCTGGAGGCCTCCTTCCACGGCATCCGCGACATGCGCTCGCTGCCCGAGGTCATCTTCGTCATCGATCCGCACCGCGAGGACATCGCCGTCACCGAGGCCAAGAAGCTCGGCATCAAGGTCGTGGGCATCGTGGACACCAACTGCGATCCCGACATGGTGGACTACGTGATCCCCGCCAATGACGACGCGATCCGCTCCATCCTGCTCTTCTCCGAGCGCGTGGCCGACTCCATCCTCGAGGGCCGCCAGTCCTTCCGCGACAAGGGCGACACCGACGAGATGAAGAAGATGATGGCCGAGAAGATGGAAGTCGAAGCCTAAAGCCCGCCCTACGGAGCGTTCACGGACACAGCGGAGGTCGCGGAGAAGAACCTGCTTTCTCTCTGCGACCTCCCTTTTCCTGCCCCTCCGCGAGTGCGTTTCCGTTGCCCGAACTGATGAGGAGATGACATGGCATTCACCGCCAACGACGTGAAGACCCTGCGCGAGAAGACCGGCCTCGGCATGATGGACTGCAAGAAGGCCCTGGAAGAGAACAGCGGCGACATGGAGCAGGCCATCGAGTGGCTGCGGAAGAAGGGCCTGGCGGCTTCCGCCAAGAAGGCCGACCGCATCGCCGCCGAAGGCATCGTCGAGGCCTACATCCACCCCGGCGGCCGCGTGGGCGTGCTGGTCGAGGTGAACGCCGAGACCGACTTCGTGGCCCGCAACGAGGCCTTCCAGCGCCTGGTGAAGGAGATCGCGATGCACATCGCGGCGGCCGACCCCGCGCCCCGCTTCGTCACCAAGGAAGAGGTCACCCAGGACTTCCTCGACACCGAGAAGCGCATCGCCACCGAGCAGGCCCTGGCCACCGGCAAGCCCCAGAACATCGTCGAGAAGATCGTCGAGGGCAAGATGAACAGCATCTTCAAGGAGGTCTGCCTCCTGGAGCAGCCCTTCATCATGAACCCCGACCTCACCATCCAGCAGTACCTCTCCCAGAGGACCGCGGAGATCGGCGAGAAGCTCAGCATCCGCCGCTTCACGAAGTACATCATGGGCGAGGGCCTGGAGAAGCGGAGCGAGAACTTCGCCGCCGAAGTCGCCGCCGCCAAGTAGCTTTCCCTCTGCTACAAAAAGGGCGGCCCTTTCGGCCGCCCTTTTTGTAGCAGGATCCCCGCCCGAATCCGGTCTGGAGCTCCCATGAAGTTCAAGCGCATCCTCCTCAAGCTCTCCGGCGAAGCCCTCATGGGCGAGCAGAAGTACGGGATCGATCCGGCGGTGGTCTCCATGATCGCCGACCAGATCAAGACCATCCGGGAGCTGGGCGTGGAAGTGGCCCTGGTCATCGGCGGCGGCAACATCTTTCGCGGCGTGGCGGGCGCCACCAAGGGCATGGACCGCACCACCGCGGACCACATGGGGATGCTGGCCACCATGATCAACGCCCTGGCCCTCCAGGACGCCCTGGAGCACAAGGGCGTCCACACCCGCACCCTGTCGGGCCTGGAGATGCCCAAGGTGGCCGAGAGCTACATCCGCCGCCGCGCCTCCCGCCACCTCGAGAAGGGCCGCGTGGTGATTTTCGGGGCCGGCACCGGCAACCCCTTCTTCACCACCGACACCGCCGCCGCGCTCCGCGCCAACGAGATCTCCGCCGAAGTGGTCATGAAGGCCACCAACGTGGACGGGATCTACACCGCCGATCCCAAGAAGGACGCCACCGCCACCCGCTTCGACCGGATCTCCTTCCAGGAATGCCTGGAGCGGGGCCTGCGGGTCATGGACGCCGCCGCCATCGCCCTCTGCATGGAGAACCGGCTGCCGATCGTGGTCTTCGACATGAACCGACCCGGCAACCTGGTGGCCGCGGTGAAGGGCGAGGCCGTGGGGACCCTGGTCTCGCAGTAGGCCCCAGTCGGCAGGGGCTGTCCCGGGAAATTCCGTCACACTGGGACATGGACCTCCTCCGCAGCCTGCCCGACACCACCCTCCTGACGGAATTGGACGCCCTGGAGCCCTTCCGGCACGACGAATCGCACCTGGTGGGCCACGTCCCGCTGGGCGTGGTCCGCCCCCGCAGCGCCGCGGCCCTGCGGGAGCTGGTGCGTCTCGCCAAGGCCGAGGGTTTCGGCCTGGTGCCCCGGGGCGCGGGCACGGGCAAGGCCGGGGGCTGCGTGCCCACGGCGCGCACCGTGGTGGTGGATTTCTCCGCCTGGCCCGGCGACCTGAACGTCTCGTCCCAGGACCTCGCGCTCACCGCCCCAGCCAGCGCCCTCCTGCGCGACGTGAAGGCCGCCGCGATCGCCGAAGGCCTGTTCTACCCGCCGGATCCCAATTCCTGGGAGAGCTGCGCCCTGGGCGGGACCCTCGCCACCAACGCCGGCGGTCCCAACGCCTGCAAGTACGGCATGACGCGCCACTGGGTGCTGTCCGTGGACGCCCTGCTGGAGGACGGCGGGATCCACACCTTCGGGATCAGCAGCGTGAAGTCCAACGCCGGGCCGGCCCTGGGCCAGCTCCTGATC comes from the Geothrix sp. 21YS21S-4 genome and includes:
- the rplM gene encoding 50S ribosomal protein L13 — protein: MSTYFPKANDLKRQWFLVDATGIPVGRLSTTVADVLSGKNKPTWTPFLDTGDHVIVINAEKAVLTGKKGVQKFYRRTTTQPGSMKEVKAEVMKATYPERIIESAVKGMLPKGPLGRAMYRKLKVYAGPEHEQSAQQPQILTIQK
- the rpsI gene encoding 30S ribosomal protein S9 — its product is MAISQNYGTGRRKSAAARAFLRPGTGKITVNGRSLENYFPNAVLRMMVHQPLVLADLDGKFDMVISVVGGGPAGQASAIRMGISRALLGYNEQLKSLLRGAGLLTRDPRMKERKKPGRKAARRRFQFSKR
- the rpsB gene encoding 30S ribosomal protein S2, encoding MAAIQMKELLEAGAHFGHQTKRWNPKMKKYIFGARNSIYIIDLQKTLRLWNTAANFLTKAAGEGKNFLFVATKPQAQELIAEQAARCGAFYVNNRWLGGMLTNFATIKKSLEKFREIEATLADPARTAMLSKKELLTLNRTRLKLEASFHGIRDMRSLPEVIFVIDPHREDIAVTEAKKLGIKVVGIVDTNCDPDMVDYVIPANDDAIRSILLFSERVADSILEGRQSFRDKGDTDEMKKMMAEKMEVEA
- the tsf gene encoding translation elongation factor Ts, translated to MAFTANDVKTLREKTGLGMMDCKKALEENSGDMEQAIEWLRKKGLAASAKKADRIAAEGIVEAYIHPGGRVGVLVEVNAETDFVARNEAFQRLVKEIAMHIAAADPAPRFVTKEEVTQDFLDTEKRIATEQALATGKPQNIVEKIVEGKMNSIFKEVCLLEQPFIMNPDLTIQQYLSQRTAEIGEKLSIRRFTKYIMGEGLEKRSENFAAEVAAAK
- the pyrH gene encoding UMP kinase is translated as MKFKRILLKLSGEALMGEQKYGIDPAVVSMIADQIKTIRELGVEVALVIGGGNIFRGVAGATKGMDRTTADHMGMLATMINALALQDALEHKGVHTRTLSGLEMPKVAESYIRRRASRHLEKGRVVIFGAGTGNPFFTTDTAAALRANEISAEVVMKATNVDGIYTADPKKDATATRFDRISFQECLERGLRVMDAAAIALCMENRLPIVVFDMNRPGNLVAAVKGEAVGTLVSQ